In Paludibaculum fermentans, the genomic stretch TTTCGCCACCCCCAGCCACATCGTCGAAGCGGCCAAACAGGCGCTGGACGAGGGGTGGACCCACTACGGCCCCACGCAGGGCCAGCCCGAATTGCGCACCGCCATCGCCAGCTATGTTTCCCGTACCCGCGGGATCGAGGTCGGCCCCGAACGCGTCTGCGTCGTGCCCGGCGGAAAGCCGATTATCTTCTTTCCAATGATGGCTTTAATCGACCCGGGCGACGAGGTGATCTACCCCAACCCCTCGTTCCCCATCTACGAGTCGATGATCAACTACCTGGGCGGCGTCGCCGTGCCGATGCCCCTCGTCGAAAGCCGCGGCTTCAGCTTCAACCTGGACCTCTTCCGGGAGAAACTGTCCGATCGCACGAAAATGGTGATCCTGAATTCGCCCGCCAACCCGACCGGCGGTGTGATCCCCAAGGAAGACATCGCCGCCATCGCCGAAATGCTGCGCGACCGGGACGTCATCGTGCTCTCGGACGAGATCTATAGCCGCATGAGCTACGGGCGGGAAGTTGTCTCCATCTCGACGTTCCCCGGCATGCTGGAGAAGACCATCATCCTCGACGGTTTCTCCAAGACCTACGCCATGACCGGTTGGCGCATGGGGTATGGGGTGATGCCGCCGATGCTGGTCGACGCCGTGAACAAACTCATGGTGAACTCCAATTCCTGTACCGCCAGCTTCACCCAGCGCGCCGGCATCGCCGCCTTGAACGGACCCCAGGAACCCGCCGAGGAGATGATCGCCGAGTTCCGCCGC encodes the following:
- a CDS encoding pyridoxal phosphate-dependent aminotransferase, coding for MKLAASMTRIGIETAFEVLVRARGLEAQGKHIIHLEIGEPDFATPSHIVEAAKQALDEGWTHYGPTQGQPELRTAIASYVSRTRGIEVGPERVCVVPGGKPIIFFPMMALIDPGDEVIYPNPSFPIYESMINYLGGVAVPMPLVESRGFSFNLDLFREKLSDRTKMVILNSPANPTGGVIPKEDIAAIAEMLRDRDVIVLSDEIYSRMSYGREVVSISTFPGMLEKTIILDGFSKTYAMTGWRMGYGVMPPMLVDAVNKLMVNSNSCTASFTQRAGIAALNGPQEPAEEMIAEFRRRRDVFVQELNTIPGFRCPMPEGAFYAFPNIEGTGWKSKPLADALLEQEGVACLSGTAFGAFGEGYIRFSYANSMDNLREAADKIRRFFAST